From one Suicoccus acidiformans genomic stretch:
- a CDS encoding 5-formyltetrahydrofolate cyclo-ligase, with protein sequence MDRKKGIRQDCLAKMQAISPADRTHWQRHMSEALLKLLQSRNVQTLALYYGFAPEFETVQLMAYLKESLPDLNFALPRIEPERQMTFRYFNSKADLETVQKHIQQPKATCTEVKPEDIDLMLVPGLAFQRNGWRIGFGGGYYDRFLAKCPQQTLSLVFPPQLYETGYWEGESHDIRIDEILTMTAEGVTLW encoded by the coding sequence ATGGATCGAAAAAAAGGCATCCGCCAGGACTGTCTAGCCAAGATGCAAGCTATTTCTCCGGCGGACCGAACGCATTGGCAAAGGCATATGAGCGAGGCTTTATTAAAACTTCTACAAAGTAGAAACGTGCAAACCTTAGCCTTGTATTATGGCTTTGCCCCTGAATTTGAAACCGTTCAATTAATGGCTTATTTAAAAGAAAGCTTGCCTGATTTGAACTTTGCCTTACCGCGAATTGAGCCGGAGCGTCAAATGACCTTTCGTTATTTTAATTCGAAGGCTGATTTAGAAACTGTACAAAAGCATATTCAGCAGCCTAAAGCAACTTGTACTGAAGTAAAGCCGGAGGACATTGATTTGATGCTGGTGCCGGGCTTGGCTTTTCAAAGGAACGGTTGGCGCATTGGTTTCGGTGGTGGGTATTACGACCGCTTTCTGGCCAAATGTCCTCAGCAAACTTTATCCCTTGTCTTTCCGCCTCAATTATATGAGACAGGTTATTGGGAGGGAGAAAGTCATGATATACGTATTGATGAAATACTGACGATGACTGCTGAAGGAGTGACACTATGGTAA
- a CDS encoding ROK family glucokinase, whose amino-acid sequence MENAFIIAIDLGGTSAKLAILQPSGDIVSQWSVPTDISDEGSHIVPNLIAAIRQQVADLHLNMADCLGIGMGTPGTVNVQDRTVIGAYNLNWAKRQNIGEAFEAAFGLPFYLDNDANVAALGEQWLGAGDGASDVVMVTLGTGVGGGIVSAGELLHGGSGAAGEIGHLTIDPHSSIQCTCGKVGCLEALASATGIMNLARLHLTHTQHQTEVSQRLAAGEALTAKDIFTAAEAGDAFSQEVVKQFCNYLGLGISHIINMLNPSIIVLGGGVSQAGEFLRANVAKQTEKYLFPALLNTYEIVLATLGNDAGILGACQLVNLAR is encoded by the coding sequence ATGGAAAATGCATTTATTATTGCGATTGATTTAGGCGGAACGTCGGCTAAGCTGGCCATCCTTCAACCAAGCGGCGACATAGTATCCCAGTGGTCTGTTCCAACTGATATATCAGATGAAGGCTCACATATTGTTCCCAATCTGATTGCTGCAATCCGCCAGCAGGTGGCTGATTTGCACTTAAATATGGCAGATTGCCTAGGTATTGGCATGGGGACACCTGGTACAGTGAATGTCCAAGATCGCACAGTGATTGGCGCCTATAATTTAAACTGGGCGAAACGCCAGAATATCGGGGAAGCTTTTGAAGCGGCCTTTGGTTTGCCCTTCTACTTAGACAATGATGCGAACGTTGCCGCCCTGGGTGAACAATGGCTAGGAGCTGGTGATGGGGCAAGCGATGTAGTGATGGTGACACTTGGAACGGGTGTTGGCGGTGGGATTGTTAGCGCAGGCGAGTTGCTTCATGGTGGAAGTGGGGCAGCTGGTGAGATTGGTCATTTGACCATTGACCCACATAGTTCGATTCAGTGTACTTGTGGGAAAGTGGGCTGCTTGGAAGCCTTGGCTTCCGCAACGGGCATTATGAATTTAGCTCGCTTGCACTTGACCCACACACAGCACCAAACAGAAGTAAGCCAGCGTTTAGCTGCGGGGGAAGCGTTGACGGCGAAAGACATCTTTACAGCGGCAGAAGCTGGCGATGCCTTCAGCCAAGAAGTGGTCAAGCAATTCTGTAATTATTTAGGCCTAGGCATCTCGCATATTATTAATATGCTGAACCCAAGTATTATTGTCTTGGGCGGGGGCGTTTCGCAGGCTGGTGAATTTCTGCGAGCCAATGTAGCCAAGCAGACAGAGAAATATCTCTTCCCTGCCTTATTAAATACCTATGAAATAGTCTTAGCCACTTTGGGGAATGATGCAGGAATTCTTGGTGCCTGCCAATTAGTAAATTTAGCGAGATAA
- a CDS encoding helix-turn-helix domain-containing protein, whose translation MDIWILVIVLLAIAIVLLVASFFAEDDVDVEERINEYSVQQSQELYNVKTRLAELEQQTTFAPVAGPTSDTYPEEGEPTIAYEEDVLEVGEEIAVEPEAVSDEAHQQIIQLYSQGYTMHEISQAVNLNTITIQNVVDDYIENR comes from the coding sequence ATGGATATATGGATTTTAGTGATTGTTCTTTTAGCTATCGCTATTGTCTTATTAGTCGCATCCTTCTTTGCTGAGGATGATGTCGATGTTGAAGAAAGAATCAACGAATATTCTGTTCAACAATCTCAGGAATTGTATAATGTCAAAACACGCTTGGCCGAACTTGAGCAACAAACAACGTTTGCACCAGTAGCGGGCCCAACGAGCGATACTTATCCTGAAGAAGGCGAGCCTACGATTGCTTATGAAGAGGATGTGCTGGAAGTAGGCGAAGAGATAGCCGTTGAGCCTGAGGCGGTTAGTGATGAGGCTCATCAGCAAATTATTCAACTATACTCACAAGGCTATACAATGCACGAAATTAGCCAAGCCGTCAATTTAAATACAATCACGATTCAGAACGTCGTCGACGATTATATCGAGAATCGTTAA
- a CDS encoding rhodanese-like domain-containing protein codes for MSFLNFMFTVIVIIAAAIGIYYLVHWIMRKRSAEVVTSDEIQANIRRVQVIDVRETPEFNAKHILGARNIPYSQFKMRFSELRKDRPIYLVDESMTIASRCANILRKNGYEDVYILKDGFESWTGKVKSEL; via the coding sequence ATGAGCTTTTTGAATTTTATGTTTACTGTTATTGTTATTATTGCTGCTGCCATTGGAATTTATTACTTGGTGCATTGGATTATGCGTAAGCGTTCAGCCGAAGTCGTTACAAGTGATGAAATTCAAGCGAATATTCGCCGGGTGCAGGTCATTGATGTGCGGGAGACACCAGAATTTAATGCCAAGCATATTCTTGGTGCCCGCAACATTCCATACTCACAATTCAAGATGCGCTTTAGTGAATTGCGTAAGGATCGGCCGATTTATTTAGTGGATGAATCAATGACCATCGCCTCACGCTGTGCTAATATCTTAAGGAAGAATGGCTATGAAGATGTCTATATCTTAAAAGACGGCTTTGAGAGCTGGACCGGAAAAGTGAAAAGTGAATTATAA
- a CDS encoding rhomboid family intramembrane serine protease, with the protein MVRRKPYVTYFFLAVNILVYGYMLLRYGTTQSSEVLLLTGANYTPLIVLENEWWRLISAAFIHIGFTHLLMNGISLFYLGQDLEQFMGHGRFAFIYLASAIGGNLFSYAFSSNTVSAGASTAIFGLFAAYVALGRLYSHVPILQQRAASYTVLIAINFINGILSGGVDNWGHLGGAVYGLVITIAIGLPNYHRLSGRQRFLALLVLLILSGVLVFIGIQKVHLAFGL; encoded by the coding sequence ATGGTAAGAAGGAAACCTTATGTTACATATTTTTTCCTGGCAGTTAATATCTTGGTTTATGGGTACATGTTGCTGCGTTATGGGACGACCCAATCCAGTGAAGTGCTCCTGTTAACAGGAGCTAATTATACCCCGCTGATTGTCCTAGAGAACGAATGGTGGCGCCTTATTTCAGCAGCCTTTATTCATATCGGTTTTACACATTTATTGATGAACGGCATTAGTTTATTCTATCTTGGACAGGACTTAGAACAATTTATGGGTCATGGCCGCTTTGCATTCATTTATTTGGCATCTGCTATTGGTGGAAATCTATTCTCCTATGCCTTTAGTTCAAATACTGTTTCGGCTGGGGCGAGTACAGCTATCTTTGGCTTATTTGCAGCCTATGTCGCTTTAGGGCGGCTGTATAGTCATGTTCCCATTCTCCAGCAAAGAGCAGCGAGTTATACTGTCTTGATTGCTATCAACTTTATTAACGGTATTCTATCCGGCGGGGTGGATAATTGGGGGCACTTAGGTGGAGCTGTCTATGGTCTGGTGATTACCATAGCAATTGGTTTGCCGAATTACCATCGATTGTCAGGACGGCAAAGGTTCTTAGCGCTTCTTGTGCTACTAATATTAAGTGGTGTACTCGTATTTATCGGTATTCAGAAAGTACACCTTGCTTTTGGCTTGTAA
- the rpmG gene encoding 50S ribosomal protein L33 yields the protein MRVNINLECTECGERNYLTNKNRRNNPDRIEMKKYCPRERKVTLHREVKK from the coding sequence ATGCGCGTTAATATTAACTTGGAATGTACTGAATGCGGTGAACGCAATTATTTAACGAACAAAAATCGTCGTAACAATCCAGATAGAATTGAAATGAAGAAATATTGCCCACGTGAGCGCAAAGTGACGCTCCACCGTGAAGTTAAGAAATAG
- the gndA gene encoding NADP-dependent phosphogluconate dehydrogenase, with amino-acid sequence MSKQQIGVVGMAVMGRNIALNIESRGYSVALYNRTGSRTEEVLAENPDKNLKGTFSIEEFVDSLEKPRKILLMVQAGRGTDATIENLLPHLDEGDILIDGGNTFFQDTIRRNEYLADSGINFIGTGISGGEEGARFGPSIMPGGQEDAYELVKDILEAISAKAEEDGEPCVTYIGPDGAGHYVKMVHNGIEYGDMQLIAESYDIMHRGLGMSAQEIGKIFQEWNEGVLDSFLMEISAQILQTDDPETGKPMVEVIMDKAGNKGTGKWTSQSALDLGEPLTLITESVFARYISAQKDARVRASQIIPAMEVKLSFNEEEKQAFIQDLHDALYFSKIMSYAQGFAQLRSASEEHEWNLPYGEIAKIWRAGCIIRAKFLQNITNAYEKNPDLENLMLDEYFLEIIQANHGAVRRVVSQAIQAGIPVPTYQAAIAYYDSYRSEVLPANMIQAQRDFFGAHTYERVDKEGVYHFLWNEGKEVQIED; translated from the coding sequence ATGTCGAAGCAACAGATTGGTGTCGTAGGAATGGCCGTAATGGGTCGCAATATTGCATTGAATATTGAAAGCCGTGGCTACTCAGTAGCCTTGTATAACCGTACAGGCTCAAGAACAGAGGAAGTTCTAGCCGAAAACCCTGATAAGAACTTAAAAGGAACGTTCTCCATTGAAGAGTTCGTAGATAGCTTAGAGAAACCGCGCAAAATCCTTCTAATGGTGCAAGCCGGTCGGGGAACGGATGCAACAATCGAAAACTTATTACCACATCTAGATGAAGGAGATATTCTCATCGATGGGGGGAATACATTCTTCCAAGATACCATTCGTCGTAACGAATACTTAGCAGATTCTGGCATTAACTTTATCGGTACAGGTATTTCTGGTGGTGAAGAGGGCGCTCGTTTCGGTCCTTCAATTATGCCAGGTGGACAAGAAGATGCTTATGAATTAGTTAAGGATATTCTTGAAGCTATTTCAGCTAAAGCTGAAGAAGATGGGGAGCCTTGTGTGACCTATATTGGGCCAGATGGAGCCGGTCATTATGTGAAGATGGTTCACAATGGTATCGAATATGGGGATATGCAACTGATTGCTGAATCATACGACATTATGCACCGCGGTCTAGGCATGTCTGCCCAGGAAATTGGCAAGATTTTCCAAGAGTGGAATGAAGGGGTATTAGATAGCTTCTTGATGGAAATTTCTGCCCAAATCCTTCAAACAGATGACCCTGAAACAGGTAAACCAATGGTTGAAGTGATCATGGATAAAGCAGGCAATAAAGGGACAGGTAAGTGGACAAGTCAATCAGCTCTGGATTTAGGTGAGCCATTGACTCTGATTACGGAATCTGTCTTTGCCCGCTATATCTCTGCTCAGAAAGATGCGCGTGTGCGGGCGAGCCAAATCATTCCAGCAATGGAAGTTAAATTATCTTTCAATGAAGAGGAAAAGCAAGCATTCATCCAAGATTTGCATGATGCTTTATACTTCAGCAAGATTATGAGTTATGCCCAAGGTTTCGCGCAACTTCGTTCCGCCAGCGAGGAGCATGAGTGGAACTTACCATATGGTGAAATTGCGAAGATCTGGCGTGCAGGCTGCATTATTCGGGCGAAATTCTTACAGAACATTACTAATGCCTATGAGAAGAATCCTGACTTGGAGAACTTAATGTTAGATGAGTATTTCTTAGAAATTATTCAAGCTAACCATGGTGCAGTACGCCGCGTAGTGTCACAAGCGATTCAAGCTGGTATTCCAGTGCCGACTTATCAAGCAGCTATTGCCTATTATGATTCATATCGCTCAGAAGTTCTACCAGCAAATATGATTCAAGCCCAACGCGACTTCTTCGGTGCCCACACTTATGAACGGGTTGACAAAGAAGGCGTTTATCACTTCCTGTGGAATGAAGGTAAAGAAGTACAGATTGAAGATTAA
- a CDS encoding endolytic transglycosylase MltG, with the protein MKKSTLRNLGIGFLASAVITGLYTTFVQGNAPVPGVELNSIFERTSAETESQLAEREAEVQSLVSDRESLLSEREQLDESFSVISSLEGEIASLQRDNASLTRLTGNQDETTPTNDTDNEGDESQGQELTEEATTTPEAEPDTVGSFTVESGSTSSDIAQQLESQGFIASASEFQELLDAWGLHESIQSGTYNLNSDMSIHDIASILTNGAYYYY; encoded by the coding sequence ATGAAAAAAAGCACATTGCGTAATCTAGGCATTGGCTTTCTTGCCTCAGCGGTTATTACAGGCCTTTACACAACATTTGTCCAAGGTAATGCCCCTGTCCCAGGAGTTGAATTAAATAGTATCTTTGAAAGAACAAGTGCAGAAACTGAATCTCAACTGGCTGAGCGAGAAGCAGAGGTTCAAAGTCTGGTCAGTGACCGGGAATCGCTCCTCTCCGAGCGAGAGCAACTTGATGAATCCTTCAGTGTTATTTCGAGCCTTGAGGGTGAAATTGCTTCGCTCCAGCGAGACAATGCTTCCCTGACACGCTTAACAGGGAATCAAGATGAAACGACACCGACCAATGATACTGATAATGAAGGTGATGAGTCACAGGGCCAAGAATTAACGGAAGAAGCAACCACCACGCCAGAAGCTGAACCGGATACAGTCGGAAGCTTTACTGTCGAAAGCGGCTCAACCTCGTCAGATATCGCCCAACAACTGGAAAGCCAAGGTTTTATTGCGTCAGCAAGTGAATTCCAAGAATTATTAGATGCTTGGGGATTACATGAATCAATCCAATCAGGCACCTACAATTTGAATTCTGATATGAGTATCCATGATATTGCATCTATCCTAACGAACGGTGCATATTACTATTATTAA
- a CDS encoding peptidoglycan D,D-transpeptidase FtsI family protein yields the protein MANVNFRKKPKKSHIPRRLNLIFLVCFLLFAALFVRLGYLQLYNGENFVNMVQRTESTLSTGSVPRGMIYDSQGRVLVGNRPELAILYTRAKDSQVAADDILDVATELASLITMPITSLTEREMKDYFLVKNEGLVNSRLTEEELLLPGNELYAVQLEYITEDDLQFSDAEKEVIALFNKMNGAYALSTVSVKNQNVTQDEVARVSENLATLPGVSIGTDWQRTYPQGDMLRSILGQVSTEQRGLPSEEADKLLQRGYAMNDRVGISYLEKQYEDALRGTKAQYNIITSTTDDVVENHQLYKGSKGDNLMMTIDSEFQARLDEIATNALQSMGADQGLNDRVYIVAMNPKNGDILGITGKRYEYNEATDSYDTLNIVDDTLGAINTSYGMGSSIKPALVATGYMEDVISLDNNVIIDEPLKFQASQEKTSAFNRTGRMAIDDIEALQKSSNIYMIELAMRIGGQTSHEPDGPLLIRDDTINIIRGHLAEFGLGTRTGIDIPNESEGFSPESDQLVNGLDLSYGQFDLYTPLQMAQYVSTVANGGIRYSPRLVKEIRGTDANGDLGGIKTMIQPNVMNVIPLEKGEMERIHEGMRQVSHTSDGTARYFFMNYPITVGSKTGTTEAFYAGPIRYASNQPVTNATYVGFAPYDDPEIAISVVVPYLNETSWGRESIRIAHEVMNAYFELKADTRDQVLSYEESFTEQN from the coding sequence ATGGCAAATGTAAATTTTAGAAAAAAACCGAAAAAGTCCCATATTCCAAGACGATTGAATTTAATATTTCTCGTCTGCTTTCTATTATTTGCGGCTTTATTTGTCCGCTTAGGCTACTTACAGCTTTATAATGGAGAGAACTTTGTCAATATGGTGCAAAGAACGGAGTCGACTTTATCAACCGGTTCGGTTCCGCGGGGGATGATCTACGATAGCCAAGGTCGTGTTCTCGTCGGTAATCGCCCAGAATTAGCTATCTTATATACACGTGCGAAAGACTCGCAAGTAGCAGCCGACGATATTCTCGACGTGGCAACTGAACTTGCTTCACTCATCACAATGCCTATCACTTCACTGACTGAGCGAGAGATGAAGGATTATTTCCTGGTGAAGAATGAAGGTTTGGTTAATAGTCGCTTAACTGAGGAAGAGCTGTTGTTACCGGGTAATGAATTGTATGCAGTACAACTGGAATATATTACCGAAGATGACTTGCAATTTAGCGATGCAGAGAAAGAAGTTATCGCCCTCTTTAACAAGATGAACGGAGCCTATGCACTGTCGACCGTATCTGTCAAAAACCAGAACGTTACCCAAGACGAAGTGGCTCGTGTAAGTGAGAATTTAGCCACGTTACCCGGGGTAAGTATTGGCACTGATTGGCAACGGACCTATCCTCAAGGAGATATGCTGAGATCGATTCTAGGCCAAGTCTCTACAGAACAAAGGGGTCTACCAAGTGAAGAAGCCGATAAATTATTGCAAAGAGGTTATGCAATGAATGATCGGGTAGGAATTAGCTACTTGGAGAAGCAATATGAAGATGCTTTGCGGGGAACGAAAGCCCAGTACAATATTATTACCAGTACGACCGATGATGTCGTCGAGAACCATCAATTATACAAAGGCTCTAAAGGCGATAACTTGATGATGACGATTGATTCTGAATTCCAAGCGAGACTCGATGAGATTGCCACCAATGCACTACAGAGCATGGGTGCAGACCAAGGACTGAATGACCGCGTGTATATTGTGGCTATGAACCCTAAAAATGGGGATATCTTAGGTATCACCGGGAAACGCTACGAATATAACGAAGCGACGGATTCTTATGATACGTTGAATATTGTCGATGATACGCTTGGTGCCATTAACACAAGCTACGGGATGGGCTCCAGTATTAAGCCAGCCTTGGTTGCGACCGGATACATGGAAGATGTCATCTCCTTAGATAATAATGTAATTATCGATGAGCCCCTGAAATTCCAAGCTTCCCAAGAAAAGACCTCGGCCTTTAACCGAACAGGGCGTATGGCAATTGATGATATTGAAGCCTTGCAGAAATCCTCGAACATTTATATGATTGAATTGGCCATGCGGATTGGTGGCCAAACATCCCATGAACCCGATGGTCCTTTATTAATTCGTGACGATACGATTAATATTATCCGGGGACATTTAGCTGAATTCGGTCTAGGTACTAGAACAGGCATAGACATCCCGAATGAATCGGAAGGGTTCAGCCCAGAAAGTGATCAGCTCGTTAACGGCCTCGACTTATCTTATGGACAGTTCGACTTGTACACCCCGCTTCAAATGGCACAGTATGTTTCGACGGTGGCAAACGGAGGAATCCGCTATTCACCGCGTTTGGTCAAAGAAATTCGCGGTACAGATGCCAATGGGGATCTCGGTGGTATAAAGACAATGATTCAGCCGAACGTCATGAATGTCATACCTTTGGAGAAGGGTGAAATGGAACGGATTCATGAAGGAATGCGTCAAGTATCTCATACGTCAGATGGAACAGCCCGCTACTTCTTTATGAATTATCCGATTACTGTTGGTTCCAAGACAGGGACAACGGAAGCCTTTTATGCAGGACCTATCCGGTATGCGTCCAATCAACCTGTTACCAACGCAACTTATGTCGGTTTTGCACCGTATGACGATCCAGAAATTGCGATTTCTGTTGTCGTACCATACTTAAACGAAACCTCATGGGGGCGGGAAAGTATCCGTATTGCCCATGAAGTGATGAATGCTTATTTCGAACTGAAAGCTGACACACGTGACCAAGTTTTAAGTTATGAAGAAAGCTTCACCGAGCAGAATTAA
- a CDS encoding response regulator transcription factor, whose amino-acid sequence MAETEGKRVLIIEDEKNLARFLDLELQHEGYETHICYDGRSGLEVALNEEWDVILLDLMLPELNGLEVCRRIRPVKDTPIIIMTARDSVMDRVSGLDQGADDYIVKPFAIEELLARLRALFRRLSHEEEQRNAQQPTVEYRDLVIEKANRIVKRGDEIINLTKREYELLLFLMENVNMVLSRDVLLDKVWGYKSEVETNVVDVYIRYLRNKIDRPDQESYIQTVRGTGYVMRT is encoded by the coding sequence ATGGCTGAAACTGAAGGCAAACGTGTATTAATTATTGAAGACGAGAAGAACCTTGCCCGTTTCCTGGACTTAGAACTTCAACACGAGGGCTATGAAACACATATCTGTTACGACGGACGGTCAGGCTTAGAAGTGGCACTGAATGAAGAATGGGACGTTATATTATTAGACTTAATGCTCCCTGAATTGAATGGTTTAGAAGTGTGTCGTAGAATTCGACCAGTCAAAGATACACCTATTATTATTATGACCGCGCGTGATTCGGTGATGGACCGTGTTTCTGGTTTGGATCAAGGGGCCGATGATTACATCGTTAAGCCTTTTGCGATTGAAGAGTTGTTGGCTCGCTTACGGGCATTGTTCCGCCGCTTAAGCCATGAAGAAGAGCAAAGAAATGCACAGCAACCAACGGTTGAATACCGGGACTTAGTTATTGAGAAAGCGAATCGCATTGTTAAACGTGGCGATGAGATTATTAACTTAACCAAACGTGAGTATGAGTTACTTCTCTTCCTTATGGAGAATGTTAATATGGTCCTGTCGAGAGATGTTCTTTTGGATAAAGTTTGGGGCTATAAGTCTGAAGTAGAGACGAACGTTGTGGATGTTTATATCCGTTATTTACGTAATAAAATTGATCGACCCGACCAAGAAAGTTATATCCAAACCGTTCGTGGAACAGGTTATGTGATGAGAACGTAA